The DNA segment ACGGGACGCTCGCGGACAGCGCGGACTGGTTTCGCGGTGTCTTCAACGACGTGGCGCTCCGCTATGGCTTTCGCGCCGTGAGCGCGGAGGAGCTGGAGTCGCTGCGCGGGCAGGACAGCCGGGCCATCATCGCGAGGCTCGGCGTGCCCATGTGGAAGATGCCGTTCATCGCCTCGCACATGCGCAAGCTCCTCGCGCGGGACGCGCACCGCATCCCGCTCTTCCCGGGCGTGGAGGCGATGCTCGAACAATTGCAGGCACGGGGCCTCACCCTCGCCGTGGTGAGCTCCAATTCAGAGGAGAACGTGCGGCGCGTGCTGGGGCCGGTGATGTCCGCGCGCATCCGCCACTACGCCTGCGGCGCGGGCATCTTCGGAAAGCGAGCGAAGTTCCGGAAGGTGCTGAAGGCAGCGGGCGTGCGTCCCGCCGAGGCCCTCTCGGTGGGCGACGAGGTGCGCGACATCGAGGCCGCGGCGGCCGAGGGCATCGCCACCGCCGCGGTGACGTGGGGCTACGCGACGGAGGAGCTGCTGCGCTCGCGCGCGCCCACGCTCGTCTTCACCCGTCTGGAGGACCTGCTGCTTGCGGCAGGGTGACAGGACCCCATGACCCCCAGCTCTCTCGACTGGCAGTGGAAGCGCTTCGGTGAGCTCACGCTCGAGGAGCTGTACCGGCTGCTCGCGCTGCGCTCCAAGGTCTTCGTGGTCGAGCAGAAGAGCCTCTATCTCGATGCGGACGGCCTGGACGCCGCGTGCTTCCACCTGCTGGGGACCCTTCCGGGCACGGGGCAGTTGGGCGCCTACCTGCGCGCACTGCCGCCGGGCCTCAAGTTCCCCGAGGCGAGCCTGGGCCGCGTCGTCACCGCGCCGGCGCTGCGCGGGCAACGGCAGGGCCACGGTCTGGTGGAGCGCGGCCTGCGGTTCCTCGCCGAGCGCTTCCCGGGCGCGCCCGTGCGCATCGGGGCTCAGGCCTACCTGCAGCGCTTCTACGAGGGCTTCGGCTTCGTGGCCGTGAGCGACATCTACGACGAGGACGGCATCCCGCACCTCGACATGCGCAGGGGCTAGCGCGTGGTGTTGCGCAGGTACTGCGCATAGAAGCGGATGGCGGCGGCGTGCTCTTCAACGGAGAGGCGCTCGTCGCGGCCGTGCATGCGCGCCAGGTCCTCGCGCGTCAGCCGCACCGGGACGAAGCGGTACACGCTGTCGCTCAGGGAGTGGAAGTAGCGCGCATCGGTGGCCGCCACGGTGAGGAAGGGCCCCACCAGCACATCCGGGAACGTCTGGCGGATGCTGCGCTGCAACTGCCGCCATCCTTCCGTGTCCAGGCTCGACACCGGTGAGGCCTCGTCGCCCTCGGCGGCCACCTCGACGCGCGGGTCGTCCACCACGTCATGCACGTGGGCGAGGACGTCCTCCAGGCTGTCGCCCGGCAGGAGCCGGACGTTGAGGACGGCGCGCGCCTGCGAGGGCAGCACGTTGGGCTTGGGGCTGCCCTCCAGCATGGTGGCCGCGGTGGTGGTGCGGATGCTGGCGTTCGTGGAGGGCGCCCCGGCCATCTGCCGCTCGATGAGGGGCGCGAAGAGCCAGGTGTTGGCGAAGAGCAGGCGCATGCCGAAGTTCATCTCCGGCCCCACGTACTCGAACAGCGCCCGCGTGCCGCCGCGCAGCTCCGGCTTGAAGGGGCGCTCCTCCAGCCGCACCAGGGCCCGGGCCAGGACGTTCGCGGCCGTCTGGGGCGGCGGCATGGATGCGTGCCCGCCCGCGCTGCGCACCTTCAGCTCCACGCGCGCCGAGCCCTTCTCCGCCACGCCCACCAACGCCACCGGCGCGGCCACGCCGGGCACGAGCCCCACGCCGATGGGACCTCCCTCGTCCAGCACCGACTCCAGGCGCACGCCCCGCTCGCGCAGCCGCTGGGCCACGCGCTCGGCGCCGTCGTGTCCGCCCACCTCCTCGTCCGCGCCGAAGGCGAGCATCACCGTGCGGCGAGGGCGGTAGTCCTGCGCGAGCAGCCCCTCCACGGCCTCCAGGATGGCCAGCACGCTGCCCTTGTCATCCAGCGTCCCACGCCCGTGGATGAAGCCGTCCGCCACGACACCGCCGAAGGGCGGGTGGCTCCAGGTGGCCTCCGCCTCCGCGGGCACCACGTCCAGGTGGCCCATCAGCAGCACGGGCCGCAGGCCGGGCTCCGAGCCCTTCCACGTATACAGGTGCGAGTGCGCGCCCACGGCCTCGTGCTCCAGCCGCGCGTGCACGCGGGGAAACCCGGTGACGAGCTGCGCGTGCAGGGCGTCGAACGCGGCGTCCTCCGCGCGCATGCCGTCGGAGGCGGCGATGGTGCGGTGCCGCAGCGCCTCGGCGAGCCGGCCCGCCGCGGCGGAGGCGTCCACCGCGAAGGGCTCCGCGGGCTCGGCGGACACCTGCCGCGAAGCGAAGCGCAGCGTGCGGACGACGAGGACGCCCGCGAGAAGGAGCACGAGGGTCAGCAGGACGAGGAGGACGCGCTTCATCGGCTCGGGGCTTTCCGGGGAGGGGGCCGGAGAGCCTAACCGGAGGACTCCGACGCCGGGATTCCAACAGCCGGACCGCCCCTGGGGGCGGCTTCAGCGAACGGGCGTAAAGGCTACCCTGCAATGGGAACGCCAGTAATAAACGGAAATACATCGTATCAACACAAGCAGAAAATCGCTGTTTCCGTCTGGATTCAGTCCGGGCCCTCCAATGGATGGCTGGCCGGACCGGTCGCGGACACAGGCAGGACCGGGGGGACGCAGAATGCGGATGATGCGAACAAGGGCCGTGCTCGTGCCTGACGCGGGGGAGCTGGCGCAGTCGGAGGACTACTTCCGTTCCGCGCACCACCTGCGGGCCGAACGGGTGACGCATACCCTGGTCATCGAGGACGGCGAAGGGCATACGCAGCGCGTGCCCCTCATCGTGCGGCCCATCGAGGGAACGCCGTACCGCGACGCCATCTCCCCGTATGGGTTTCCTGGAGCCGCGCAGAACGGACTCCAGGAGGTGGCGAAGGAGGCGGTGGACTGGACGGAGACGGGGCTCGTCAGCATCTTCGTGCGCGACCGGGTCTCGGGCCCCCGTTGCTTCGCGGGCGGCACGGAGCGCAACGAGGTGTTCTTCATCGACCCGCGCCTGCCGGTCGAGTTCCGGGAGATGCATTACCGCCACATCCGGCGCAACCTCCGGCTGGGCTTCGTGAGCACCGCGCGGGAGGCGCGCGAGGTGCCGCGCGAGGAGCGGGAGGGCTTCCAGGTGGCCTACCGGCAGACCATGGTCCGCGAAGGGGCCAGCGCCCGGTACTTCTTCTCCGACACCTACTTCGAGGAGCTGTTCGCATCCCCCAGCGCCTGGCTGGTGACGACGCATGCGCCGGAGGGTGGGGTGGCCTCCTCCGCGCTGTGCGTCCGCAGCGACGGCATGCTGCACTACTACCTGGGCGGGACGATGGACGCGCACCTGCCGCGCTCGCCGGCGAAGAATGTCTTTGGGACATTGGCCGAGCTCTGCACGCGGCTGGGGGTTCCGCTCCATCTGGGCGGGGGCGTGAAGCCCGGTGACAGCCTGGAGCAGTTCAAGCGGAGCCTCTCCAACGCCAGCTCCCGGCTCCATACGCACGAGCTCATCTGCGAACCGGAGCTGTATGCGCTCCTGTCGGAGGGCCACGCAGGCGGCGACTTCTTCCCGGCCTACCGCGCGCCACGCCACTGAGCCTCGGACGCAAGCGCCTGCGACGCGAGGGCCGGTGGATGCGGGAGAAGTGACAGCCGCCCGGGACCCCGGGGGGCATGGTGGGGGGAGCAAGCGAAACCTACCGTTCACCCCGCTCCGAGCACTGCCCGGAGAAATCCAGAAGGTGAACTCGGATGCCCCGCTCCCCCGCCACTCCGGAGACGAATCCCCCGCGCCTGGTGGAACTGGATGCGCTCCGGGGGATCGCGGCGCTGGCGGTCGCGCTGTATCACTTCACCGCGGAGTACAGCGACCTCTACGGGCACTCCGTCCCGCTCTGGGAGATGCGCTTCGGGAAGTACGGCGTCCAGCTCTTCTTCGCCATCAGCGGCTTCGTCATCCTGATGTCGCTGGAGCGCATCGAGCGCGTCCGGGACTTCGTGTGGAGCCGCGCGGCCCGGCTCTACCCGTCCTACTGGACGGCCGTCGCGCTCACCTTCACGGTGGTGACGCTGTTCGGGCTGCCGGAGCGTGAGTTCAGCTTCCAGACGGCCCTGGTCAACCTGACCATGGTCCACGAGCTGCTTCGCGTCCCGCACGTCGACACCGTGTACTGGACGTTGACCATCGAGCTGTCCTTCTACGTCTTGATGTTCGCGCTCGCGTACACGCGGACGCTCCCGCGGATCATCCCCATCTTCATCGTGCTCGTCACGCTGCAGACCGTGGCGGAGCTGGCCGCGCAGTCGCTGGGGATGACCTTCCTCGCCAGGCTCGCGAGCCGGCCGCACCTGCAATACTTCGCGCTGGGCGTGCTGGCCTTCAAGCAGGGCCGCGGTGAGGTCTCCGGTCCTTCCGCGCTGGCGCTCGTGGGTGTCAGCCTGGCGCACGAGGTGCTCGTCGGGAGCGAGGCTCCTGCCCCCGTGTTCGGGGTGGTGCTGGGCATCACCTCTGCGTTGTCCCGGGGCTGGCTGCGCTGGCTCACCTGGCGCCCGCTGCTCTTCATGGGGTTCATCTCCTATCCGTTCTACCTGGTCCACCAGAACATCGGTTACGTCCTCATCCGGCGGCTCGAGGCCGCGGGCTGGCGTCCGGAGGCGGCCATCGCGGTCGCGTTCGCGGTCGGGTTCCTGCTGGCTGTCTTCATCACCTACCGCGTCGAGCAGCCCGCGCTGCGCGGCTTCCGGCAGTGGCGACGGAAGACCCAGGCTCGCACGGCGGTCCCACCCCACATCGCATGAGCGCTCGAATGATGAACCACACCGAAGCCTCGCGGCTCACGTCGTCCGGTCTGAAGCCCTGCCGTGCCGTCCTGGTGCCGGATGAGGGAATGTCCGCCCTGTCGGATGACTACTTCCGCTCCGCGTATCACCTGCGGGCGGAAGGGGTGACGCACACGCTGGCCATCGAGGACGGCGAGGGTCGCGCGCTGCGGGTGCCGCTCATCGTGAGGCCCATCGAGGGAACGCCGTACCGCGACGCCATCTCCCCGTACGGGTATCCCGGCGGGAGGTTGGATGGGCTGAGCGAGGTGCCCAAGGACGCGGTGGACTGGGAGGACACGGGCCTGGTCAGCCTCTTCGTGCGCGACCGCGTCGTGGGTCCCCGCTGCTTCGCGGGCGGCACGGAGCGCAACGAGGTGTTCTTCATCGACCCGCGTCTGCCCATCGAGTTCCAACCGGAGGCCCGCCGGCAGATGCGGCGCAACACCCGGCTGGGCTTCGTGAGCACCTGCTGCCCGGTGCGCGAGGCGTCACACGAGGAGCGGGAGGGCTTCAAGGACGTCTACCGGCAGACCATGATCCGCGACGGAGCGCAGTCCCGGTACTTCTTCTCCGACGCCTACTTCGAGCAGTTGTTCGCCTCGCCGAACGCCTGGCTCGCGACGACGCGCGCACCGGACGGCCGCATCGCCTCCTCGGGGATCGGCGTCCGCAGCGACGGCGTGCTGCACTACTACCTGGGCGGGACGGCGGACGCGGACCTGGGGCGCTCGCCGGCCAAGAACACCGTCTTCGGGGCGCTGGTGGAACTCACCACGCAGCTGGGACTGCCGTTCCACCTGGGCGGCGGCGTGAAGCCCGGGGACGGGCTGGAGCAGTTCAAGCGAAGCTTCTCCAACGCCAGCTCGCACCTGTGCACCCACGAGCTCATCTGCGAGCCCGGGGTATACGCGCGCCTCTCCGGCAACAGCAGCGGCACGGGCTACTTCCCGGCCTACCGCGCGCCGAGGAGCTGAAGCCGCGGCGCTACAGGTAGTACGTCACGCGCCGCGCGTCGTTGCCATCCGTCTCCACCGGCTGCATCGAGTTCCAGGCACCCGGATTGAAGGTCCGGGTCATTCCGCCTCTCGTGATGGTGACGTTGAACCCGGAGATGAGCACGCTGTCCGCGGCGCCGTCGCCACTCAGGTCCAGACAGTCGGTCTGGGCCTGCGCGGTCAACGCCTCTCGGCGCGTGATTCGCGGGTCATGCGCAGGAAGGCCGCTGCGGCTGGCGACAACCGTTGGGCGTTCCAGGCCATCCAGACGCTTGCGCGGGGCAGGGCGTCCCAGCGCAGCGCCACGACGTCGCCACGCGCGAGTTCGTCCATCACCGCCACCTCGGGCAGCACCGCGAGCCCCATCCCCGAGGCGACACACCGGGCCACCGCCGCCACGCTGCCGACCTCCGCGACGACCTGGGGCAGGGGGCCCGCCTCCGCCCAGGCGCTCTCGAAGATCTCGCGGTACGCGCACCCCGTCTGCGTGGAGATGAAGCCGCAGGCCGCCAGCTCCCGGGCCGTCACGCCCGGACGTCCGGCCAGCGCATGGCCCGGCGGCGCCACGAGCGACAGGGGCTCCTGGGCAACCTCCTCGCACGCGACGTCGAGCCCGGGCGGTACGCGGCCCAGGAAGAGGCCGAGGTCGATCTCCGCCTCCTGCAGGCCCCGGCGCACGTCGGCCCGGCCCGAGGGCTGCACCGTCAGCCGCACCTGGGGATGGCGTGCGTGGAAGGCCGTCAGCAAAGGCGGCAGCCGTCGCGCGCACAGCGTCTCCGGCGCGCGGAGCGTCAGCGGGCCGGAGGGCGTCACGGCCTGTCCCGTGACGGCGACGCGGGCCTCCTCCGCGAGCGACAGCAGCTGATCCGCGTAGGTCAGCAGCCGCGCGCCGGCCTCGGTGAGGCGGAGCTTGCGTCCCGTCCGGTCGAAGAGGGTCACGCCCAGGTCGGACTCCAGGCCCTGCACCTGCTCGGTCACGCTGGACTGGGCGTAGTGCAGCCGCTCCGCCGCGCGCCGGAAGTTGAGCGTGCGCGCCACGGTGCGGAACGTCTCCAGTTGCGTGAGTCGCATCGCCTGCCCCTTCGGAGATTCCGAAGTCCCTGAACGGAACTTCCCGTTTCCGGCGCACCCGCGCGCCGTGGAACCGTGACCGCATCTAACAGCGAGGATGCCCATGACACCTGTGGATCCGAAAGCCGTCGTTCCAAAGAAGGTCCTCGTCGTGGGGGGCAGCTCCGGCATCGGGCGGGGCGTGGCCCGCGCGGTGCTCCAGCGAGGAGGGCGGGTGGCCGTCGTGGGACGCTCACGGGAGAAGCTCGACGCCGCCGTGGCGGACCTCGGTGCCGGGAGCGACCGCCTGGAGGCCCATGTCGCGGACGTCACCGACGAGCCGGAGGTGGAGCGGCTCTTCGACGCGGTGGGCCCGCTCGGTCACCTGGTCACCACCGTGGCGGACGTGACGTATCAGCCCGTGCGGGAGCTGGACGTCACCGCCGCGCGGCGCACCCTCGACTCGAAGTTGCTGAGCTCGCTGCTCCTGGCCAAGCACGCGGCGCGCCGGATGGAGGCGGGCGGCTCGCTGACGTTGACGTCGGGCATCGCGGCGCACCGTCCGGCGGCCCGGGGCGCGGTGGTCGCCGCGGTCAACGGCGCGCTGGAGGCCCTGGCACGCGCGCTCGCCATCGAGCTGGCGCCCCTCCGCGTCAACGCCGTCTCTCCGGGCTGGGTGGACACGCCCATCTGGGAGCGCGTCGCGGGAGCCGCGAAGAAGGAGCGGCTGGAGGCGATGGCCCAGCGATTGCCCGTGGGCCGCGTGGGACAGCCGGACGACATCGCCCAGGCCGTGTGCTTCCTGATGGAGAACGGCTTCACCACCGGCTCCGTGCTGCACGTGGACGGAGGGCACCGGCTCGTCTGAGCCACGCCCTGTCAGGAACGGGCGGGCATTTTCGTCCCGCCCGGACCTGACGCACCCCGGAGCCCGCCCGATGGGAGATGCCAGTTCCGCAGATGAGTGAGCCGCGGCGACACGTCCACCGTTGCCGCGGCCCTCTGCTTCAGCTCCTCCCGCTCCCCGTGGAGAGGCAGAGCGCCGCCAGATGTCTTCCATTTGCGCGGATGCCTTCATGTCTCACTCGAAAATCCTGTCGTGGAATCACTCCGTGCCAGCAGCGCTGTTGCTGATGGCTCCCTTCGACCTCCTGGCCTCGCTGGCCATGGACATCTACCTGCCCGTGGTTCCGGTCATGACCGGAATCCTCGACACCACGCCTGGCATCGTCCAGCTCACGCTGAGCCTCTACATGGCCGTGCTCGGGCTCGGGCAGTTGGTGTTCGGCCCGCTCTCGGATCGCGTTGGCCGGCGCCGGGTGCTGCTGGGCGGCGCGCTGCTGTTCGCGGCCAGCTCGTTCCTGCTCGCGGGCACCTCCGAGGCCATGACGTTCGTCGGGCTCCGGTTCCTGCAAGCCGTGGGAGCGTCCGCGGCCCTCGTCGCCACGTTCGCGACCGTCCGGGACGTCTACGCGGAGCGGCCTGAAGGTGCGGTCATCTACAGCCTGTTCAGCGCCATGCTGGCCTTCGTCCCGGCGCTCGGCCCCATCGCCGGGGCGCTGCTCGCGAAGCACTTCGGATGGCGGGCCCTCTTCTTCACGCTCGGCATCCTGGCCACGGCGGCGCTGCTCCAGGCCCTGCCACGCTGGCCTGAGACACGTCCCGCTGGCGCGCCCCGTCAGGCCATGGCGCTCCGGCCCATCCTGGGCAGCGCCGCGTTCTGGACGTACACCCTGGGCTTCAGCGCGGCGATGGGCTCCTTCTTCGTGTTCTTCTCCACGGCGCCCCGGGTGCTCATGGGCCGGGCCGGCTTCTCGGCGTTGGGCTTCAGCCTGGCCTTCGCCACGGCGGCGCTCGCCATGATGGTGACGACGCGCTTCGCGAAGCACTTCGTGGCCCGCTGGGGACAGGCGGGAAGCCTTGCGCGCGGCATGGGCCTGCTGCTCCTGGGCGCGGGGCTGCTGACGGCCGGGCAGCTCTTCGCGGCGCCGTCCTTCTGGACGTTCGTCGTGCCCATGTGGGTCATCGCCGCGGGGATTGTCTTCGCCGTGTCCGTCACCGCCAATGGCGCGCTCCAGGCCTTTGGCGCCGTGGCGGGAACGGCGGTCGCGGTCTACTTCTGCATCCAGAGCCTCATCGTGGGCGTCCTGGGAACGCTGATGGTCGTCCTGCTCGACGGCGACACGGCGTGGCCCCTGGTGGGCTACGCGTCGCTCATGGCCGGGGTGACGTTGGGCTGCCTGCGACGCCTCTAGCGCCAGCCGGGTGACTGGAGCGCGGGGCCGCTGACGCGTCAGGGACAGGCCTTGACACGTCAGCGGTCCGTTCCTGACATCCGGGTCTTGCGGGAATTTGTAATGATTTGGCGCATTTGCGACCTCGGGTGGCTGGCATTGCCCTTGCGATAGGCCTGTCGTGCATGAAGAGAGGGAAGCCTCTTGCCTGCCAACAACAGCCATTGGATGCCGTGAGGATGCAAGCATGTCACTCGTGAGTTGCAATGCGCAGAATCAGCTCTTTCAGCAAGGCATCATGACCGTCAAGGTCGCCTACAACATGGCCGACGCCGTCGCCAAGGCCGCGAACGAGCGCCAGATCGCGACCTACTCGGGCATCTCCGGCCTGCCGGACCTCTCCACCCCCCTGATGGTGGAGAACGTCACCAACCTGAAGAACGGCTCCCTGGTTGACAATGGAAAGGGCGTCATCGTCCCCCCGGATACCTATCTGGCCTTCCAGATCGGCTTCGGCTGCCAGGTGGGGTTCGGCTTTGGCATCGAGATCCTCCCGAGCTCCATCGCCATCGTGGACAACAACTCCCTGATCCTGCCCCGGTCATCCGTTCCGTCCACCAACCAGTGGGCTGTCGCGGGTCAGTACGCGTTCTTCGCCAGCAACAACTACAACGGCGACATGATTTATGTCTATGACAACAACTTCGGGACGCACTCGCTGGACCAGTCGATAGCGGCCAACTCCTACCAGATCCGGATCACCTGCACCCCGCTGCGCTCCTGGACCGACAGCAACGGCAACACGTACTCCGTGAACAGGCCGAACCTGGATCCCCCCTCGAACCCGCCGCAGCTGCCAGGCGTCATGGCGGCGGGAGACGGCGACGGCATCAACGTCCACGGCGGCACGGTCACCGGCTCGGG comes from the Corallococcus macrosporus genome and includes:
- a CDS encoding GNAT family N-acetyltransferase encodes the protein MMNHTEASRLTSSGLKPCRAVLVPDEGMSALSDDYFRSAYHLRAEGVTHTLAIEDGEGRALRVPLIVRPIEGTPYRDAISPYGYPGGRLDGLSEVPKDAVDWEDTGLVSLFVRDRVVGPRCFAGGTERNEVFFIDPRLPIEFQPEARRQMRRNTRLGFVSTCCPVREASHEEREGFKDVYRQTMIRDGAQSRYFFSDAYFEQLFASPNAWLATTRAPDGRIASSGIGVRSDGVLHYYLGGTADADLGRSPAKNTVFGALVELTTQLGLPFHLGGGVKPGDGLEQFKRSFSNASSHLCTHELICEPGVYARLSGNSSGTGYFPAYRAPRS
- a CDS encoding HAD hydrolase-like protein; translated protein: MGYRLIIFDFDGTLADSADWFRGVFNDVALRYGFRAVSAEELESLRGQDSRAIIARLGVPMWKMPFIASHMRKLLARDAHRIPLFPGVEAMLEQLQARGLTLAVVSSNSEENVRRVLGPVMSARIRHYACGAGIFGKRAKFRKVLKAAGVRPAEALSVGDEVRDIEAAAAEGIATAAVTWGYATEELLRSRAPTLVFTRLEDLLLAAG
- a CDS encoding acyltransferase family protein encodes the protein MPRSPATPETNPPRLVELDALRGIAALAVALYHFTAEYSDLYGHSVPLWEMRFGKYGVQLFFAISGFVILMSLERIERVRDFVWSRAARLYPSYWTAVALTFTVVTLFGLPEREFSFQTALVNLTMVHELLRVPHVDTVYWTLTIELSFYVLMFALAYTRTLPRIIPIFIVLVTLQTVAELAAQSLGMTFLARLASRPHLQYFALGVLAFKQGRGEVSGPSALALVGVSLAHEVLVGSEAPAPVFGVVLGITSALSRGWLRWLTWRPLLFMGFISYPFYLVHQNIGYVLIRRLEAAGWRPEAAIAVAFAVGFLLAVFITYRVEQPALRGFRQWRRKTQARTAVPPHIA
- a CDS encoding LysR family transcriptional regulator, with the protein product MRLTQLETFRTVARTLNFRRAAERLHYAQSSVTEQVQGLESDLGVTLFDRTGRKLRLTEAGARLLTYADQLLSLAEEARVAVTGQAVTPSGPLTLRAPETLCARRLPPLLTAFHARHPQVRLTVQPSGRADVRRGLQEAEIDLGLFLGRVPPGLDVACEEVAQEPLSLVAPPGHALAGRPGVTARELAACGFISTQTGCAYREIFESAWAEAGPLPQVVAEVGSVAAVARCVASGMGLAVLPEVAVMDELARGDVVALRWDALPRASVWMAWNAQRLSPAAAAFLRMTRESRAERR
- a CDS encoding SDR family oxidoreductase, with amino-acid sequence MTPVDPKAVVPKKVLVVGGSSGIGRGVARAVLQRGGRVAVVGRSREKLDAAVADLGAGSDRLEAHVADVTDEPEVERLFDAVGPLGHLVTTVADVTYQPVRELDVTAARRTLDSKLLSSLLLAKHAARRMEAGGSLTLTSGIAAHRPAARGAVVAAVNGALEALARALAIELAPLRVNAVSPGWVDTPIWERVAGAAKKERLEAMAQRLPVGRVGQPDDIAQAVCFLMENGFTTGSVLHVDGGHRLV
- a CDS encoding M20 family peptidase, with protein sequence MKRVLLVLLTLVLLLAGVLVVRTLRFASRQVSAEPAEPFAVDASAAAGRLAEALRHRTIAASDGMRAEDAAFDALHAQLVTGFPRVHARLEHEAVGAHSHLYTWKGSEPGLRPVLLMGHLDVVPAEAEATWSHPPFGGVVADGFIHGRGTLDDKGSVLAILEAVEGLLAQDYRPRRTVMLAFGADEEVGGHDGAERVAQRLRERGVRLESVLDEGGPIGVGLVPGVAAPVALVGVAEKGSARVELKVRSAGGHASMPPPQTAANVLARALVRLEERPFKPELRGGTRALFEYVGPEMNFGMRLLFANTWLFAPLIERQMAGAPSTNASIRTTTAATMLEGSPKPNVLPSQARAVLNVRLLPGDSLEDVLAHVHDVVDDPRVEVAAEGDEASPVSSLDTEGWRQLQRSIRQTFPDVLVGPFLTVAATDARYFHSLSDSVYRFVPVRLTREDLARMHGRDERLSVEEHAAAIRFYAQYLRNTTR
- a CDS encoding GNAT family N-acetyltransferase; the protein is MTPSSLDWQWKRFGELTLEELYRLLALRSKVFVVEQKSLYLDADGLDAACFHLLGTLPGTGQLGAYLRALPPGLKFPEASLGRVVTAPALRGQRQGHGLVERGLRFLAERFPGAPVRIGAQAYLQRFYEGFGFVAVSDIYDEDGIPHLDMRRG
- a CDS encoding GNAT family N-acetyltransferase; protein product: MLVPDAGELAQSEDYFRSAHHLRAERVTHTLVIEDGEGHTQRVPLIVRPIEGTPYRDAISPYGFPGAAQNGLQEVAKEAVDWTETGLVSIFVRDRVSGPRCFAGGTERNEVFFIDPRLPVEFREMHYRHIRRNLRLGFVSTAREAREVPREEREGFQVAYRQTMVREGASARYFFSDTYFEELFASPSAWLVTTHAPEGGVASSALCVRSDGMLHYYLGGTMDAHLPRSPAKNVFGTLAELCTRLGVPLHLGGGVKPGDSLEQFKRSLSNASSRLHTHELICEPELYALLSEGHAGGDFFPAYRAPRH